Proteins encoded by one window of Culicoides brevitarsis isolate CSIRO-B50_1 chromosome 2, AGI_CSIRO_Cbre_v1, whole genome shotgun sequence:
- the LOC134828768 gene encoding uncharacterized protein LOC134828768, with protein sequence MKHLALETRYRTILAVCIAITVIEAAQQKPSQFRLPARSIEHDTSEAEDDLSSEAATPTQYRFRARNNQYEYSDEEEAPITYTRQHVQQQQHQQQQHAPAPQHKKQSSRKQQYEEELADEEDKPDRLQELLQQSSFQCNDRVTGYYADDTVGCEVFHYCQDNAKHSWVCPDGFTFHQVHLICMPPSAENICEQSSKYHVVNEYLYKPINMEEHQRKPNVTLRYSERYYPENIYYDDRRDYAEDRAPVRHQVQQAPQVPRKQPTYQHVSTPAPYRQQNQYQHQNAYRSPEEINISLQQRRPTQQPTRYEEDEDYSYEK encoded by the exons ATGAAGCATTTAGCATTGGAGACACG TTATCGAACAATCCTTGCTGTATGTATTGCGATCACAGTCATTGAAGCAGCGCAACAAAAGCCATCACAATTCCGGTTACCTGCTCGTAGTATCGAACATGACACATCCGAAGCGGAAGATGACTTGAGCAGTGAAGCGGCGACACCTACTCAGTACCGGTTTAGAGCTAGGAACAACCAATACGAGTACAGTGATGAGGAGGAAGCACCTATTACTTACACGAGACAACATGtccaacagcaacaacatcaacaacaacaacatgctCCAGCACCGCAACACAAGAAGCAAAGCTCTCGCAAGCAGCAATATGAAGAAGAGCTAGCTGATGAGGAAGACAAGCCAGATAGACTTCAAGAGTTACTGCAACAGTCGAGTTTTCAATGCAACGATCGTGTAACCGGGTATTATGCTGATGACACAGTTGGTTGTGAAGTCTTCCACTACTGTCAAGATAATGCAAAACACTCATGGGTCTGTCCCGACGGATTCACTTTCCATCAAGTTCATTTAATCTGCATGCCACCATCTGCTGAAAACATCTGTGAACAATCCAGCAAATATCACGTCGTAAATGAGTATTTATACAAGCCTATCAATATGGAAGAACACCAAAGAAAACCCAACGTAACATTGCGCTACTCAGAGCGCTATTATCCTGAAAACATCTATTACGATGACAGACGTGATTATGCAGAGGATCGTGCACCAGTGAGACACcag GTCCAACAAGCTCCCCAGGTCCCACGCAAACAACCTACTTATCAACATGTCAGCACGCCAGCTCCGTACCGTCAACAAAATCAATATCAACATCAAAACGCATATCGTTCCCCCGAAGAAATCAACATTTCTCTTCAACAAAGAAGACCAACACAGCAACCTACTCGTTATGAGGAGGACGAAGACTACAGCTACGAAAAGTAA
- the LOC134830220 gene encoding chymotrypsin-2-like, giving the protein MARLLSLVLIILALTCLVSGKIIHPRSIGWEGRIVGGSNAKAGQFPYQVSLRSSFGSHFCGGSIYTQRWIVTAAHCIYGSTTNNVRVAVGTIYTNQGTIYASSKLIYHGNYNPNTLANDIGLVQTSTSIVLSNVVQPIALGSNVVGGNVAAVASGWGNTVTGGGAPSILQYINLKTITNQECKNLHSMTGNAANVNDNVICTYMPSGKGMCNGDSGGPLVANNVLIGTVSWGIPCAKGYPDAFARVSSHRTWIINNAK; this is encoded by the exons ATGGCACGTCTTTTATcacttgttttaattattctgGCACTAACCTGTTTGGTTTCTGGCAAAA taattcaTCCTCGAAGCATTGGCTGGGAAGGACGAATTGTAGGCGGAAGTAATGCAAAAGCCGGCCAATTTCCCTATCAAGTGTCTCTGAGAAGTTCCTTCGGAAGCCACTTTTGCGGTGGAAGTATCTATACGCAACGATGGATTGTTACTGCAGCACATTGCATTTACGGATCCACAACAAACAATGTTCGTGTCGCTGTTGGCACAATTTACACAAATCAAGGAACGATTTACGCCTCATCGAAACTTATTTATCATGGAAATTATAATCCTAATACGCTGGCTAACGATATAGGTCTCGTACAGACATCCACTTCCATTGTTTTATCAAATGTTGTTCAACCGATAGCATTGGGTTCTAATGTTGTGGGGGGAAACGTTGCTGCTGTTGCCTCTGGATGGGGAAATACTGTTACAGGTGGAGGCGCACCTTCAATCTTGCAATACATTAACTTGAAGACAATCACGAATCAGGAATGCAAAAATCTCCATTCAATGACGGGAAATGCAGCAAATGTCAATGATAATGTAATTTGCACGTATATGCCAAGCGGAAAGGGAATGTGTAATGGCGATTCTGGAGGCCCTCTTGTCGCTAATAATGTCTTGATCGGAACTGTATCATGGGGAATTCCATGCGCAAAAGGATATCCAGATGCCTTTGCGAGAGTTTCATCGCACAGAACTTGGATTATTAAtaacgcaaaataa
- the LOC134832661 gene encoding uncharacterized protein LOC134832661 isoform X1 codes for MYGRDNRNGGSSRSGGGSGFGGPRSRSGYGGDRGRDNGFKGKKDEPGANLQRIHWDTYNLPSFQKNFFNPPEIVLRRPHADIQNFLNKHEITTSGRDCPNPTFHFEENGFPSFILDEFRKQGFAQPTPIQSMAWPIALSGRDMVGIAQTGSGKTLAYVMPGLIHLKSQPKLQRFEGPIALILAPTRELAQQIQEVADTFGRRMGVNNACVFGGAPKGPQIRDLENRAEIVIATPGRLIDFLERNVTNLKRCTYLVLDEADRMLDMGFEPQIRKIMGQIRPDRQVLMFSATWPKEVRNLAEEFLRDYVQINIGSLTLSANHNILQIVDVCEEHEKDQKLMKLLQEITREQDTKTIVFVETKRGVDEVTRSINRFGFGWRACAIHGDKSQQERDYVLNQFRHAKNSILVATDVAARGLDVEDVKFVINFDYPSNSEDYVHRIGRTGRSNQTGTAYTLFTPQNGPKANDLINVLREANQVVNPRLHEMSMSGYGKGRKFGRGGGQNHRNGGGNRMNTMQREQDRSRFNRAQNTGMNGRSRQNGYGDNGTQNGGSRYGNGRSQNGGSNGGARDRSRSRQGTKDFGRSDYGRSNGSSSAVGNGRPSRFDAPPPAVSGSTLRENGRYSRFSDNKATVPAASSDTSGWSSSGSVPLTETQSRREGVSRFSTTTNHLKNYSTSSQGGVPRPLMSLN; via the exons AT GTACGGTCGTGACAATCGCAATGGTGGATCAAGTAGATCGGGAGGCGGCAGTGGTTTTGGAGG ACCCCGCAGCCGTTCTGGATATGGAGGTGATCGTGGCCGTGACAACGGATTCAAAGGCAAGAAAGACGAACCTGGAGCAAACTTGCAACGCATTCACTGGGACACATACAATTTGCCatcttttcaaaagaattttttcaatccaCCGGAAATCGTACTGAGACGTCCGCATGCcgacattcaaaatttcttaaacaaGCACGAAATAACAACATCTGGACGTGACTGTCCTAATCCTACGTTCCATTTCGAGGAAAATGGATTTCCGTCATTCATCTTGGACGAATTCCGAAAACAAGGATTTGCACAACCCACGCCCATTCAATCAATGGCTTGGCCGATAGCTCTCAGCGGTCGAGATATGGTAGGCATCGCTCAAACTGGCAGTGGAAAAACTTTGGCTTACGTTATGCCAGGTTTGATTCACTTGAAAAGTCAGCCTAAGCTACAGCGCTTCGAAGGTCCAATTGCTTTAATCTTGGCTCCAACACGAGAATTGGCACAACAAATTCAAGAAGTGGCAGATACTTTTGGACGTCGCATGGGAGTAAATAATGCGTGTGTCTTCGGCGGAGCTCCAAAGGGACCCCAAATCAGAGATTTGGAAAACAGAGCTGAAATCGTTATTGCAACACCTGGTCGATTAATCGACTTTTTAGAACGAAATGTGACTAACTTGAAACGATGCACCTATTTGGTCCTCGATGAAGCCGATCGTATGCTTGACATGGGCTTTGAGCCTCAAATCC gaaaaaTTATGGGTCAAATTCGTCCTGATCGACAAGTATTAATGTTTTCTGCTACATGGCCCAAAGAAGTTCGTAACTTAGCTGAAGAATTTTTGCGTGATTATGTTCAGATTAATATAGGATCTCTCACGCTATCAGCCAATCACAACATTCTTCAGATCGTAGATGTATGCGAAGAGCACGAAAAGGATCAAAAACTCATGAAACTATTGCAAGAAATAACGCGTGAACAAGATACCAAAACTATAGTCTTCGTAGAGACAAAACGTGGCGTAGATGAGGTGACACGGTCTATAAATCGATTTGGATTTGGCTGGCGTGCTTGTGCCATTCATGGAGACAAATCTCAACAAGAACGCGATTATGTATTGAACCAATTTCGTCATGCCAAGAATTCTATCTTGGTGGCAACTGATGTTGCAGCTCGTGGGCTTG ATGTGGAAGATGTCAAGtttgtcattaattttgaCTATCCAAGCAATTCGGAAGATTATGTTCATAGAATTG GTCGTACTGGACGTTCTAATCAAACTGGAACTGCCTACACCTTATTTACTCCTCAAAATGGACCTAAAGCAAATGACTTGATAAACGTCTTGCGCGAAGCAAATCAAGTTGTTAATCCTAGGTTACACGAAATGTCCATGAGTGGCTATGGAAAAG GTCGTAAATTCGGTCGTGGTGGAGGTCAAAACCACCGCAATGGAGGTGGCAATCGTATGAATACCATGCAAAGAGAACAGGATAGGTCACGGTTTAATCGTGCTCAAAATACCGGAATGAATGGTAGATCTCGACAAAATGGCTACGGAGATAATGGGACACAAAACGGTGGCTCGCGTTATGGAAATGGACGTTCACAAAACGGTGGCAGTAACGGTGGGGCTCGAGATCGTTCACGCAGTCGTCAAGGAACAAAAGATTTCGGTAGAAGTGATTATGGCAGATCTAATGGTAGCTCCTCAGCAGTTGGAAATGGACGTCCAAGTCGTTTTGATGCACCACCTCCCGCTGTCAGCGGATCAACTTTAAGAGAAAATGGAAGATACTCGAGATTCTCAGATAATAAAGCAACCGTACCAGCTGCATCTTCAGACACCAGTGGATGGAGCTCGTCAGGTAGTGTGCCGTTGACAGAGACGCAATCAAGACGAGAAGGTGTTTCAAGATTTAGTACAACAAcaaatcatttgaaaaattattcaacaagTAGTCAAGGAGGCGTTCCTCGTCCACTAATGTCGTTGAATtag
- the LOC134832661 gene encoding uncharacterized protein LOC134832661 isoform X2, which produces MYGRDNRNGGSSRSGGGSGFGGPRSRSGYGGDRGRDNGFKGKKDEPGANLQRIHWDTYNLPSFQKNFFNPPEIVLRRPHADIQNFLNKHEITTSGRDCPNPTFHFEENGFPSFILDEFRKQGFAQPTPIQSMAWPIALSGRDMVGIAQTGSGKTLAYVMPGLIHLKSQPKLQRFEGPIALILAPTRELAQQIQEVADTFGRRMGVNNACVFGGAPKGPQIRDLENRAEIVIATPGRLIDFLERNVTNLKRCTYLVLDEADRMLDMGFEPQIRKIMGQIRPDRQVLMFSATWPKEVRNLAEEFLRDYVQINIGSLTLSANHNILQIVDVCEEHEKDQKLMKLLQEITREQDTKTIVFVETKRGVDEVTRSINRFGFGWRACAIHGDKSQQERDYVLNQFRHAKNSILVATDVAARGLDVEDVKFVINFDYPSNSEDYVHRIGRTGRSNQTGTAYTLFTPQNGPKANDLINVLREANQVVNPRLHEMSMSGYGKGRKFGRGGGQNHRNGGGNRMNTMQREQDRSRFNRAQNTGMNGRSRQNGYGDNGTQNGGSRYGNGRSQNGGSNGGARDRSRSRQGTKDFGRSDYGRSNGSSSAVGNGRPSRFDAPPPAVSGSTLRENGRYSRFSDNKATVPAASSDTSGWSSSAPLKRYYDP; this is translated from the exons AT GTACGGTCGTGACAATCGCAATGGTGGATCAAGTAGATCGGGAGGCGGCAGTGGTTTTGGAGG ACCCCGCAGCCGTTCTGGATATGGAGGTGATCGTGGCCGTGACAACGGATTCAAAGGCAAGAAAGACGAACCTGGAGCAAACTTGCAACGCATTCACTGGGACACATACAATTTGCCatcttttcaaaagaattttttcaatccaCCGGAAATCGTACTGAGACGTCCGCATGCcgacattcaaaatttcttaaacaaGCACGAAATAACAACATCTGGACGTGACTGTCCTAATCCTACGTTCCATTTCGAGGAAAATGGATTTCCGTCATTCATCTTGGACGAATTCCGAAAACAAGGATTTGCACAACCCACGCCCATTCAATCAATGGCTTGGCCGATAGCTCTCAGCGGTCGAGATATGGTAGGCATCGCTCAAACTGGCAGTGGAAAAACTTTGGCTTACGTTATGCCAGGTTTGATTCACTTGAAAAGTCAGCCTAAGCTACAGCGCTTCGAAGGTCCAATTGCTTTAATCTTGGCTCCAACACGAGAATTGGCACAACAAATTCAAGAAGTGGCAGATACTTTTGGACGTCGCATGGGAGTAAATAATGCGTGTGTCTTCGGCGGAGCTCCAAAGGGACCCCAAATCAGAGATTTGGAAAACAGAGCTGAAATCGTTATTGCAACACCTGGTCGATTAATCGACTTTTTAGAACGAAATGTGACTAACTTGAAACGATGCACCTATTTGGTCCTCGATGAAGCCGATCGTATGCTTGACATGGGCTTTGAGCCTCAAATCC gaaaaaTTATGGGTCAAATTCGTCCTGATCGACAAGTATTAATGTTTTCTGCTACATGGCCCAAAGAAGTTCGTAACTTAGCTGAAGAATTTTTGCGTGATTATGTTCAGATTAATATAGGATCTCTCACGCTATCAGCCAATCACAACATTCTTCAGATCGTAGATGTATGCGAAGAGCACGAAAAGGATCAAAAACTCATGAAACTATTGCAAGAAATAACGCGTGAACAAGATACCAAAACTATAGTCTTCGTAGAGACAAAACGTGGCGTAGATGAGGTGACACGGTCTATAAATCGATTTGGATTTGGCTGGCGTGCTTGTGCCATTCATGGAGACAAATCTCAACAAGAACGCGATTATGTATTGAACCAATTTCGTCATGCCAAGAATTCTATCTTGGTGGCAACTGATGTTGCAGCTCGTGGGCTTG ATGTGGAAGATGTCAAGtttgtcattaattttgaCTATCCAAGCAATTCGGAAGATTATGTTCATAGAATTG GTCGTACTGGACGTTCTAATCAAACTGGAACTGCCTACACCTTATTTACTCCTCAAAATGGACCTAAAGCAAATGACTTGATAAACGTCTTGCGCGAAGCAAATCAAGTTGTTAATCCTAGGTTACACGAAATGTCCATGAGTGGCTATGGAAAAG GTCGTAAATTCGGTCGTGGTGGAGGTCAAAACCACCGCAATGGAGGTGGCAATCGTATGAATACCATGCAAAGAGAACAGGATAGGTCACGGTTTAATCGTGCTCAAAATACCGGAATGAATGGTAGATCTCGACAAAATGGCTACGGAGATAATGGGACACAAAACGGTGGCTCGCGTTATGGAAATGGACGTTCACAAAACGGTGGCAGTAACGGTGGGGCTCGAGATCGTTCACGCAGTCGTCAAGGAACAAAAGATTTCGGTAGAAGTGATTATGGCAGATCTAATGGTAGCTCCTCAGCAGTTGGAAATGGACGTCCAAGTCGTTTTGATGCACCACCTCCCGCTGTCAGCGGATCAACTTTAAGAGAAAATGGAAGATACTCGAGATTCTCAGATAATAAAGCAACCGTACCAGCTGCATCTTCAGACACCAGTGGATGGAGCTCGTCAG